The Frondihabitans australicus genome includes a region encoding these proteins:
- the pyk gene encoding pyruvate kinase has translation MRRAKIVATLGPATSSYDDIRSIIDAGVDVARMNLSHGTYEVHQGVYENVRKAAADSGRAVAVLVDLQGPKIRLGKFSDGPHDLAVGDIFKITTEDILGTKEICGTTFKGLPQDVAAGDPLLIDDGRVKLRVLETDGTVVTTEVVVAGTVSNNKGINLPGVAVNVPALSEKDEADLRWGLGLGADFIALSFVRNAEDIDRVAEIMAEEGRKVPVYAKIEKPQAVDNLEEIIDAFDGIMVARGDLGVELPLEAVPIVQKHAIELSRRMAKPVIVATQMLESMISSPIPTRAETSDVANAVLDGTDAVMLSGETSVGEYPAITVATMARIVQSTEEHGLERIPALGTKPRTQPGAITLAAAEVADFVEAKYVCVFTEGGDTVRRMARLRHAIPIVAFTTDEAIRRRMAMSWGAQSYLVDPVTHTDAMFGQVDDVLLGNGLAQHGDKVIVISGSPPGISGSTNDLRVHRVGDAHNEAAPAYARS, from the coding sequence TTGAGACGAGCAAAGATCGTCGCGACCCTCGGGCCCGCGACGTCGAGCTATGACGACATCCGGTCGATCATCGACGCCGGTGTCGACGTGGCGCGGATGAACCTCAGTCACGGCACCTACGAGGTGCACCAGGGCGTGTACGAGAACGTGCGCAAGGCGGCGGCCGATTCCGGCCGTGCCGTCGCGGTCCTGGTCGACCTGCAGGGTCCGAAGATCCGTCTCGGCAAGTTCTCCGACGGCCCGCACGACCTCGCGGTCGGCGACATCTTCAAGATCACGACCGAGGACATCCTCGGCACGAAGGAGATCTGCGGCACGACCTTCAAGGGCCTGCCGCAGGACGTCGCCGCCGGCGACCCGCTGCTCATCGACGACGGCCGCGTGAAGCTGCGCGTTCTCGAGACCGATGGCACCGTGGTCACCACCGAGGTCGTCGTGGCCGGCACGGTCTCGAACAACAAGGGCATCAACCTGCCCGGCGTCGCGGTCAACGTGCCCGCGCTCTCCGAGAAAGACGAAGCCGACCTCCGCTGGGGCCTCGGCCTCGGTGCCGACTTCATCGCCCTCTCGTTCGTCCGCAACGCGGAGGACATCGACCGCGTCGCCGAGATCATGGCCGAAGAGGGCCGCAAGGTGCCGGTCTACGCGAAGATCGAGAAGCCCCAGGCGGTCGACAACCTCGAGGAGATCATCGACGCCTTCGACGGCATCATGGTCGCGCGAGGCGACCTCGGCGTCGAGCTGCCGCTCGAGGCGGTGCCGATCGTCCAGAAGCATGCCATCGAGCTCTCACGTCGCATGGCCAAGCCGGTCATCGTCGCCACGCAGATGCTCGAGTCGATGATCTCCAGCCCGATCCCGACCCGCGCTGAGACGTCCGACGTCGCGAACGCCGTCCTCGACGGCACCGACGCCGTCATGCTCTCGGGCGAGACCAGCGTCGGCGAGTACCCCGCGATCACGGTGGCCACCATGGCCAGGATCGTGCAGTCCACCGAAGAGCACGGCCTCGAACGGATCCCGGCACTCGGCACGAAGCCCCGCACCCAGCCCGGCGCCATCACGCTCGCCGCGGCCGAGGTCGCCGACTTCGTCGAGGCCAAGTACGTCTGCGTCTTCACCGAGGGCGGCGACACCGTCCGCCGCATGGCTCGCCTCCGTCACGCGATCCCGATCGTCGCCTTCACCACCGACGAGGCCATCCGCCGCCGCATGGCGATGAGCTGGGGCGCCCAGTCGTACCTCGTCGACCCGGTGACCCACACCGACGCCATGTTCGGCCAGGTCGACGACGTGCTGCTCGGCAACGGTCTCGCCCAGCACGGCGACAAGGTGATCGTCATCTCCGGGTCCCCTCCCGGGATCTCCGGCTCGACGAACGACCTGCGCGTGCACCGCGTCGGCGACGCCCACAACGAGGCGGCTCCGGCCTACGCGCGCAGCTAG
- a CDS encoding ANTAR domain-containing response regulator: MSDQEATPAAPRRVVVAEDESLIRLDIVEILRDNGFEVVGEAGDGEAAVALATELRPDLVIMDVKMPKLDGISAAEQLSKNHIAPVVLLTAFSQKELVERASEAGALAYVVKPFTPNDLLPAIEIALSRYTQIITLEAEVADLVERFETRKLVDRAKGLLNEKMGLTEPEAFRWIQKASMDRRLTMHDVAQAIIEQLSVKK, translated from the coding sequence GTGAGTGACCAAGAAGCAACTCCCGCAGCTCCGCGACGCGTCGTCGTCGCCGAAGACGAGAGTCTCATCCGCCTCGACATCGTCGAGATCCTCCGCGACAACGGCTTCGAGGTCGTCGGCGAGGCCGGCGACGGCGAAGCAGCAGTGGCGCTCGCCACCGAGCTGCGTCCCGACCTCGTGATCATGGACGTCAAGATGCCCAAGCTCGACGGTATCTCGGCCGCCGAGCAGCTGAGCAAGAACCACATCGCGCCCGTCGTGCTCCTCACCGCCTTCAGCCAGAAAGAACTCGTCGAGCGCGCCAGCGAAGCCGGCGCCCTCGCCTACGTGGTGAAGCCGTTCACGCCGAACGACCTCCTCCCCGCCATCGAGATCGCCCTCTCGCGCTACACGCAGATCATCACCCTCGAGGCCGAGGTCGCCGACCTCGTCGAGCGCTTCGAGACGCGCAAGCTCGTCGACCGGGCCAAGGGCCTCCTCAACGAGAAGATGGGCCTCACCGAGCCCGAGGCGTTCCGCTGGATCCAGAAGGCGTCGATGGACCGCCGCCTCACCATGCACGACGTCGCCCAGGCGATCATCGAGCAGCTCAGCGTCAAGAAGTAG
- the rpsA gene encoding 30S ribosomal protein S1, producing the protein MTIVTTKAPKQVAVNDIGSAEDFLAAVEKTLKFFNDGDLIEGTVVKIDRDEVLLDVGYKTEGVIPSRELSIKHDVDPSEVVGVGDTVEALVLQKEDKEGRLILSKKRAQYERAWGDVEKIKDADGVVTGTVIEVVKGGLIVDIGLRGFLPASLIELRRVRDLTPYLGQEIEAKILELDKNRNNVVLSRRALLEQTQSESRTSFLNNLHKGQVRKGIVSSIVNFGAFVDLGGVDGLVHVSELSWKHIEHASEVVEVGQEVTVEILEVDLDRERVSLSLKATQEDPWQVFARTHAIGQVAPGKVTKLVPFGAFVRVADGIEGLVHISELSAKHVELAEQVVSVGDEVFVKVIDIDLERRRISLSLKQANEGVDPEGTEFDPALYGMLTEYDDQGNYKYPEGFDPETNEWREGFEAQREKWEQDYAAAQARWEAHKKQVAASLAEEATSFDVPSGSSFSNESSSNAGTLADDESLAALREKLSNNN; encoded by the coding sequence ATGACAATCGTAACGACCAAGGCACCCAAGCAGGTCGCCGTCAACGACATCGGATCTGCTGAAGACTTCCTCGCCGCGGTCGAAAAGACTCTCAAGTTCTTCAACGACGGCGACCTCATCGAGGGCACCGTCGTCAAGATCGACCGCGACGAGGTCCTCCTCGACGTGGGCTACAAGACCGAGGGCGTCATCCCCTCGCGCGAGCTCTCGATCAAGCACGACGTCGACCCCAGCGAGGTCGTCGGCGTCGGCGACACCGTCGAGGCCCTCGTTCTCCAGAAGGAGGACAAGGAAGGCCGTCTGATCCTGTCCAAGAAGCGTGCGCAGTACGAGCGCGCGTGGGGCGACGTGGAGAAGATCAAGGACGCCGACGGCGTCGTCACCGGCACCGTCATCGAGGTCGTCAAGGGCGGCCTCATCGTCGACATCGGCCTCCGCGGCTTCCTCCCGGCCTCGCTCATCGAGCTGCGCCGCGTCCGCGACCTCACGCCGTACCTCGGCCAGGAGATCGAGGCGAAGATCCTCGAGCTCGACAAGAACCGCAACAACGTGGTCCTGTCGCGCCGCGCCCTGCTCGAGCAGACGCAGTCCGAGAGCCGCACCTCGTTCCTCAACAACCTCCACAAGGGCCAGGTCCGCAAGGGCATCGTGTCGTCGATCGTCAACTTCGGTGCGTTCGTCGACCTGGGCGGCGTCGACGGTCTCGTCCACGTCTCCGAGCTCTCGTGGAAGCACATCGAGCACGCCTCCGAGGTCGTCGAGGTCGGCCAGGAGGTCACCGTCGAGATCCTCGAGGTCGACCTCGACCGCGAGCGCGTCTCCCTGTCGCTCAAGGCGACGCAGGAAGACCCGTGGCAGGTCTTCGCCCGCACGCACGCCATCGGCCAGGTCGCTCCCGGCAAGGTCACGAAGCTGGTGCCGTTCGGTGCGTTCGTCCGCGTCGCGGACGGCATCGAGGGCCTCGTGCACATCTCCGAGCTGTCCGCCAAGCACGTCGAGCTCGCCGAGCAGGTCGTGTCGGTCGGCGACGAGGTGTTCGTCAAGGTCATCGACATCGACCTCGAGCGTCGCCGCATCTCGCTGAGCCTCAAGCAGGCCAACGAGGGTGTCGACCCCGAGGGCACCGAGTTCGACCCGGCGCTCTACGGCATGCTCACCGAGTACGACGACCAGGGCAACTACAAGTACCCCGAGGGCTTCGACCCGGAGACCAACGAGTGGCGCGAGGGCTTCGAGGCCCAGCGCGAGAAGTGGGAGCAGGACTACGCTGCCGCCCAGGCTCGCTGGGAGGCTCACAAGAAGCAGGTCGCCGCTTCGCTCGCCGAAGAGGCCACCTCGTTCGACGTCCCCTCGGGTTCGTCGTTCTCGAACGAGTCGTCCTCGAACGCCGGCACCCTCGCCGACGACGAGTCGCTCGCCGCGCTTCGCGAGAAGCTGTCGAACAACAACTAG
- a CDS encoding DUF885 domain-containing protein, producing the protein MSTVTSASTEAARQPTAVDAIAERWVDTLCELDPQWATWLGRPGRTGEYGDLSPRGHAAYIEAARSTLAELRRAPAADAVDRVTKGDLEASLELDLEYDAQRLHLRDLNVLASPAQSVRDVFDLMPTATEGDWADIASRLEHLQGALDGYVETLRQGITEGVVPAKRQVRAVAEQCDRHIAVDGFFAELTEAPVLADGSAVPDDLGDRLSEGARAASEAYRSFGAFLRDELLPAATEADAVGRDAYALHSRRFLGATVDLDETYEWGLAEVARMAAEQEAVADTIEAGASVTRAIEVLDSDPARQLDGADALRAWMQTLSDRAVAELGESHFDIPDEIRTLECRIAPTHDGGIYYTSPSDDFTRPGRMWWSVPVGVTRFTTWRETTTVYHEGVPGHHLQLGQAVVNRATLNTYRRSVAGTSGHAEGWALYAERLMEELGYLDDPGDRLGMLDGQRMRAARVVIDIGVHLGKEFPGCASMPAGGTWDYDKAFAYMTDNVNMDESFIRFEIDRYLGWPGQAPSYKVGQRIWEGLRAARAERDGDAFDVRRFHSEALALGGVGLDTLRRALLD; encoded by the coding sequence ATGAGCACCGTGACCTCCGCGAGCACCGAAGCCGCGCGCCAGCCCACCGCCGTCGACGCCATCGCCGAGCGCTGGGTCGACACCCTCTGCGAGCTCGACCCGCAGTGGGCCACCTGGCTGGGGCGGCCCGGGCGGACGGGCGAGTACGGCGACCTCTCGCCGCGCGGGCACGCCGCGTACATCGAGGCGGCGCGGTCGACGCTGGCCGAGCTCCGCCGGGCTCCTGCGGCCGATGCCGTCGACCGGGTGACGAAAGGCGACCTCGAGGCCTCTCTCGAGCTCGATCTCGAGTACGACGCCCAGCGCCTGCACCTGCGCGATCTCAATGTTCTCGCGTCGCCGGCCCAGAGCGTCCGAGACGTCTTCGACCTCATGCCGACCGCGACCGAGGGCGACTGGGCCGATATCGCCTCGCGGCTGGAGCACCTGCAGGGCGCTCTCGACGGCTACGTCGAGACGCTGCGGCAGGGCATCACCGAGGGCGTCGTGCCGGCGAAGCGGCAGGTCCGGGCCGTCGCCGAGCAGTGCGACCGGCACATCGCGGTCGACGGCTTCTTCGCCGAGCTCACCGAGGCCCCGGTGCTCGCCGACGGCAGCGCCGTCCCCGACGACCTCGGAGACCGGCTCAGCGAAGGCGCCCGGGCTGCGTCCGAGGCGTATCGCTCGTTCGGCGCGTTCCTCCGCGACGAGCTCCTCCCCGCCGCGACCGAGGCCGACGCCGTGGGCCGCGACGCGTACGCGCTGCACTCCCGCCGATTCCTCGGGGCGACCGTCGACCTCGACGAGACCTACGAGTGGGGCCTCGCCGAGGTGGCCCGCATGGCCGCCGAGCAGGAGGCAGTGGCCGACACGATCGAGGCGGGCGCGAGCGTGACGAGGGCGATCGAGGTGCTCGACTCGGATCCTGCCCGCCAGCTCGACGGCGCCGACGCCCTCCGGGCCTGGATGCAGACGCTCAGCGATCGCGCGGTGGCCGAGCTCGGCGAGAGCCACTTCGACATCCCCGACGAGATCCGCACGCTCGAGTGCCGGATCGCGCCGACGCACGACGGCGGCATCTACTACACGTCGCCGAGCGACGACTTCACGAGGCCGGGCAGGATGTGGTGGTCCGTCCCGGTGGGCGTCACCCGGTTCACCACGTGGCGCGAGACCACGACGGTGTACCACGAGGGCGTCCCCGGTCATCACCTGCAGCTCGGCCAGGCGGTCGTCAATCGCGCGACGCTCAACACGTACCGCCGCTCGGTGGCCGGCACCTCCGGTCACGCCGAGGGCTGGGCGCTCTACGCCGAGCGGCTCATGGAGGAGCTCGGCTACCTCGACGACCCGGGCGACCGGCTCGGCATGCTCGACGGGCAGCGCATGCGCGCGGCGCGCGTCGTCATCGACATCGGCGTGCACCTCGGCAAGGAGTTCCCGGGTTGCGCCTCGATGCCCGCCGGCGGCACCTGGGACTACGACAAGGCCTTCGCCTACATGACCGACAACGTCAACATGGACGAGTCGTTCATCCGCTTCGAGATCGACCGCTACCTCGGCTGGCCGGGTCAGGCGCCGTCCTACAAGGTCGGCCAGCGCATCTGGGAGGGGCTGCGGGCCGCCCGCGCCGAACGGGACGGCGACGCGTTCGACGTCCGGCGCTTCCACAGCGAGGCGCTCGCCCTCGGCGGTGTGGGGCTCGACACCCTTCGACGCGCGCTGCTCGACTGA
- a CDS encoding cold-shock protein translates to MATGTVKWFNSEKGFGFITPDDGSTDVFAHFSAISGSGYRNLEENQKVEFETTQGQKGLQAENIRVL, encoded by the coding sequence ATGGCAACAGGCACCGTCAAGTGGTTCAACTCCGAGAAGGGCTTCGGCTTCATCACGCCTGACGACGGTTCGACCGACGTGTTCGCGCACTTCTCGGCCATCTCGGGTTCGGGTTACCGCAACCTCGAGGAGAACCAGAAGGTCGAGTTCGAGACCACCCAGGGCCAGAAGGGCCTCCAGGCCGAGAACATCCGCGTCCTCTAG
- a CDS encoding PTS lactose transporter subunit IIB — protein MATLNGSTVKKLIVACDAGMGSSIMLATTLKKQLKKNGVTVEHSAVAEIPQDADVVVTQNNLAARARDAAAPGTPIVPFQLFMGDPAVAAVVDAIQNGTTVEV, from the coding sequence ATGGCCACCCTCAACGGATCCACCGTCAAGAAGCTGATCGTCGCCTGCGACGCCGGCATGGGCTCGAGCATCATGCTCGCCACGACGCTGAAGAAGCAGCTGAAGAAGAACGGCGTCACCGTCGAGCACTCCGCGGTGGCCGAGATCCCGCAGGATGCCGACGTCGTCGTCACCCAGAACAACCTCGCCGCCCGCGCACGCGACGCGGCCGCCCCCGGCACACCGATCGTGCCGTTCCAGCTCTTCATGGGCGATCCCGCCGTGGCCGCCGTCGTCGACGCCATCCAGAACGGCACCACCGTCGAGGTCTGA
- the polA gene encoding DNA polymerase I, with translation MSDAAKPTLLVIDGHSLAFRAFYALPVDSFVNREGQHTNAIHGFISMLLNLLKNEKPTHLGVAFDISRYSFRTREYPEYKGTRSETPPEFVGQIPLLQEALHAMGITTITKEDFEADDILATLASRGASEGFRVSVVSGDRDAIQMVNDDVTLLYPSARGVTDLTRYDRDKVFERYGIEPPQYPEIAALVGESSDNLIGVDKVGEKTAVKWITQYGSLEEVIAHRDEIKGVVGDKLREQYERAERNRRLNRLVTDVELPVGPGDLERRPIDVTAVREVFDRLQFRTLLDRVVALAEASGDGEGSAPAPSEPVGPTTPVVRTLIDEELGFWLKNHAGADKPAVGLAVEYGAGGTVTGLGIAAADDTVYVPWAAGRGDYVALEEWLGASSPKVVHDAKRSYKALKTSGLPLTGLVGDPRIAAWLLRPGRTSFALDDLVYEHLGEKMPTADPNQLVPADDAGSAALDAWYALRVSDAIVEALDEGSRGVLRDIELPLVRVLGDMELTGVATDQKSLRDLSVRLGDTAASIAAEAFEVIGREVNLGSPKQLQEVLFEQLDMPKTRAMKTGYSTDAASLADLQDKHPHPFLGLLLKHRDATKLRQIIDTLDKAVDEGGRIHTTYDQTGTTTGRISSIDPNLQNIPVKTEVGHEIRAAFQHGSDYETLLTADYSQIEMRIMAHLSGDPGLIEAFNVGEDLHRFVGARIFGVEPADVSPLMRTKVKAMSYGLAYGLSPFGLSKQLRIETAEAKQLMADYFARFGAVRTYLRGVVEQAREDGYTETIFGRRRPFADLTSPNRVLRENAERAALNAPIQGSAADIMKIAMLGVRDDLDERELRSRVLLQVHDELIVEVARGEADDVEEIVRRRMGSAADLKVPLDVSVGHGESWDAAAH, from the coding sequence GTGTCGGACGCAGCAAAGCCTACCCTTCTCGTGATCGACGGCCATTCCCTGGCCTTCCGGGCGTTCTACGCCCTTCCGGTCGACAGCTTCGTCAACCGCGAGGGCCAGCACACCAACGCCATCCACGGCTTCATCTCGATGCTGCTGAACCTCCTCAAGAACGAGAAGCCGACGCATCTCGGCGTCGCGTTCGACATCTCGCGCTACTCCTTCCGCACGCGCGAGTACCCCGAGTACAAGGGCACCCGCTCCGAGACGCCGCCCGAGTTCGTCGGCCAGATCCCCCTGCTGCAGGAGGCACTGCACGCCATGGGCATCACGACGATCACGAAAGAGGACTTCGAGGCCGACGACATCCTGGCGACCCTCGCCAGCCGCGGGGCGTCCGAGGGCTTCCGCGTCTCCGTGGTCTCCGGCGACCGCGACGCCATCCAGATGGTCAACGACGACGTCACGCTCCTCTACCCGTCCGCACGAGGTGTCACCGACCTCACCCGCTACGACCGCGACAAGGTCTTCGAGCGCTACGGCATCGAGCCTCCGCAGTACCCCGAGATCGCCGCCCTCGTCGGCGAGTCGAGCGACAACCTGATCGGCGTCGACAAGGTCGGCGAGAAGACCGCGGTCAAGTGGATCACACAGTACGGCTCCCTCGAAGAGGTGATCGCCCACCGCGACGAGATCAAGGGCGTCGTCGGCGACAAGCTCCGCGAGCAGTACGAGCGAGCCGAGCGCAACCGCCGCCTCAACCGGCTCGTCACCGACGTCGAGCTCCCGGTCGGCCCTGGCGACCTCGAACGTCGGCCGATCGACGTCACAGCGGTCCGCGAGGTCTTCGACCGCCTGCAGTTCCGCACTCTGCTCGACCGGGTGGTCGCCCTGGCCGAGGCTTCGGGCGACGGCGAGGGCAGCGCTCCTGCGCCCTCCGAGCCCGTCGGGCCCACCACGCCCGTCGTCCGCACGCTCATCGACGAAGAGCTCGGCTTCTGGCTGAAGAACCACGCGGGCGCCGACAAGCCGGCCGTGGGTCTGGCCGTCGAGTACGGCGCAGGCGGCACCGTGACCGGCCTCGGCATCGCGGCCGCCGACGACACCGTGTACGTGCCCTGGGCCGCGGGCCGCGGCGACTACGTCGCGCTCGAGGAGTGGCTCGGCGCAAGCAGTCCGAAGGTCGTGCACGACGCGAAGCGCAGCTACAAGGCGTTGAAGACCTCCGGGCTGCCGCTCACCGGTCTCGTGGGCGACCCGCGGATCGCGGCGTGGCTCCTGCGGCCCGGGCGCACCTCGTTCGCGCTCGACGACCTCGTCTACGAGCACCTCGGCGAGAAGATGCCGACGGCAGACCCGAACCAGCTCGTGCCCGCCGACGACGCCGGCTCGGCCGCGCTCGACGCCTGGTACGCCCTCCGGGTCTCCGACGCGATCGTCGAGGCGCTCGACGAGGGCTCCCGCGGCGTGCTCCGCGACATCGAGCTGCCGCTCGTGCGGGTGCTCGGCGACATGGAGCTCACGGGCGTCGCCACCGACCAGAAGTCGCTCCGCGACCTGTCCGTCAGGCTCGGCGACACCGCCGCCTCGATCGCCGCCGAGGCGTTCGAGGTCATCGGGCGCGAGGTCAACCTCGGTTCACCCAAGCAGCTGCAGGAGGTCCTGTTCGAGCAGCTCGACATGCCGAAGACCCGTGCGATGAAGACGGGCTACTCCACCGACGCTGCCTCGCTCGCCGACCTCCAAGACAAGCATCCGCACCCGTTCCTCGGGCTGCTGCTGAAGCACCGCGACGCCACGAAGCTCCGGCAGATCATCGACACGCTCGACAAGGCGGTGGACGAGGGCGGCCGGATCCACACGACCTACGACCAGACGGGCACGACGACGGGCCGCATCTCGTCGATCGACCCGAACCTCCAGAACATCCCCGTCAAGACCGAGGTCGGGCACGAGATCCGCGCCGCGTTCCAGCACGGCTCCGACTACGAGACGCTGCTCACCGCCGACTACTCGCAGATCGAGATGCGCATCATGGCGCACCTCTCCGGCGACCCGGGTCTCATCGAGGCGTTCAACGTCGGCGAAGACCTCCACCGCTTCGTCGGCGCCCGCATCTTCGGCGTCGAGCCGGCCGACGTGTCGCCGCTCATGCGCACCAAGGTCAAGGCCATGTCGTACGGCCTCGCCTACGGTCTGAGCCCGTTCGGCCTCTCCAAGCAGCTCCGCATCGAGACGGCCGAGGCCAAGCAGCTCATGGCCGACTACTTCGCCCGCTTCGGCGCCGTCCGCACCTACCTCCGCGGCGTCGTCGAGCAGGCCCGCGAAGACGGCTACACCGAGACCATCTTCGGCCGCCGACGCCCGTTCGCCGACCTCACCTCGCCGAACCGCGTGCTCCGCGAGAACGCCGAGCGCGCCGCCCTGAACGCCCCGATCCAGGGCTCGGCCGCCGACATCATGAAGATCGCGATGCTGGGTGTGCGCGACGACCTCGACGAGCGCGAGCTCCGGTCGCGCGTTCTGCTGCAGGTGCACGACGAGCTCATCGTCGAGGTCGCCCGGGGCGAGGCCGACGACGTGGAGGAGATCGTCCGTCGCCGCATGGGCTCGGCCGCCGACCTCAAGGTGCCGCTCGACGTCTCCGTCGGCCACGGCGAGAGCTGGGACGCCGCCGCGCACTGA
- a CDS encoding glutamate synthase subunit beta has product MADPKGFLKVQKRELPQRRPVSVRLMDWKEVYEQQESGELRRQAGRCMDCGVPFCHQGCPLGNLIPEWNDLMWRGEGRQAIERLHATNNFPEFTGRLCPAPCEASCVLGINQPAVTIKQVEVSIIDQAFSNGWVTPHPPERLTGKTVAIVGSGPAGLAAAQQLTRAGHTVAVYERDDRIGGLLRYGIPDFKMEKKQIEARLAQMQAEGTRFRAGVEIGKDISWDDLRARYDAVVVATGATVPRDLPIPGRDLSGVHFAMEYLVQQNKAGAGDQVADQITAEGKHVVVLGGGDTGADCIGTAHRQGALSVTNLAIGKQPPLERPSHQPWPTQPTLFEVSSAHEEGGERVYLASTVEFLSNEVGEVRAIRVAETEYIDGRRVPKSGTEREIPADLVLLALGFTGPESETLESQLGVPFDERGNVERDGQYETSEPGVFVTGDAGRGQSLIVWAIAEGRATASAVDRYLEGSTSLPFPVKPTDRAISVI; this is encoded by the coding sequence GTGGCTGACCCGAAGGGCTTCCTCAAGGTCCAGAAGCGCGAGCTCCCGCAGCGTCGCCCCGTCTCGGTCCGTCTCATGGACTGGAAAGAGGTCTACGAGCAGCAGGAGTCCGGCGAGCTCCGCCGGCAGGCCGGCCGCTGCATGGACTGCGGCGTGCCGTTCTGCCATCAGGGCTGCCCCCTCGGCAACCTGATCCCCGAGTGGAACGACCTCATGTGGCGCGGCGAAGGCCGTCAGGCCATCGAGCGTCTCCACGCGACGAACAACTTCCCGGAGTTCACCGGCCGCCTGTGCCCCGCACCCTGCGAGGCGTCCTGCGTGCTGGGCATCAACCAGCCCGCGGTGACGATCAAGCAGGTCGAGGTGTCGATCATCGACCAGGCCTTCTCGAACGGCTGGGTCACGCCGCACCCGCCGGAGCGCCTCACCGGCAAGACCGTGGCGATCGTCGGATCCGGCCCCGCCGGCCTCGCCGCCGCGCAGCAGCTGACGCGCGCCGGCCACACCGTGGCCGTGTACGAGCGCGACGACCGCATCGGCGGCCTCCTGCGCTACGGCATCCCGGACTTCAAGATGGAGAAGAAGCAGATCGAGGCCCGCCTCGCCCAGATGCAGGCCGAGGGCACCCGCTTCCGCGCCGGCGTCGAGATCGGCAAGGACATCTCGTGGGACGACCTGCGCGCGCGCTACGACGCCGTCGTGGTCGCGACCGGCGCGACGGTGCCGCGCGACCTGCCGATCCCGGGCCGCGACCTCTCGGGCGTGCACTTCGCCATGGAGTACCTCGTCCAGCAGAACAAGGCCGGCGCCGGCGACCAGGTCGCCGACCAGATCACGGCCGAGGGCAAGCACGTCGTCGTCCTGGGCGGCGGCGACACCGGAGCCGACTGCATCGGCACCGCGCACCGCCAGGGCGCCCTGAGCGTCACGAACCTCGCCATCGGCAAGCAGCCGCCTCTCGAGCGTCCGTCGCACCAGCCGTGGCCGACTCAGCCGACGCTCTTCGAGGTCTCGAGTGCGCACGAGGAGGGTGGCGAGCGGGTGTACCTCGCGTCGACCGTCGAGTTCCTGAGCAACGAGGTCGGCGAGGTGCGCGCCATCCGCGTCGCCGAGACCGAGTACATCGACGGGCGCCGCGTGCCGAAGTCGGGCACCGAGCGCGAGATCCCGGCCGACCTGGTCCTCCTGGCGCTGGGCTTCACAGGCCCCGAGAGCGAGACGCTCGAGAGCCAGCTCGGCGTGCCGTTCGATGAGCGCGGCAACGTCGAGCGCGACGGCCAGTACGAGACCAGCGAGCCGGGCGTCTTCGTGACCGGCGACGCCGGCCGCGGCCAGTCGCTCATCGTCTGGGCAATCGCCGAGGGCCGCGCCACCGCGTCGGCCGTCGACCGGTACCTCGAGGGCTCGACCTCGCTGCCCTTCCCGGTCAAGCCGACCGACCGCGCCATCTCCGTGATCTGA
- a CDS encoding PaaI family thioesterase — protein sequence MGIEILEISAERAVGRMPVEGNTQPFGILHGGAHVVLAESLGSMAATLAAGPGRMAMGIELNASHSRAATSGWVTGTCTAIHIGRTLATHEVVLTDDAGRRLSTVRITNILRDAR from the coding sequence ATGGGCATCGAGATCCTCGAGATCAGCGCCGAACGGGCGGTCGGCCGGATGCCGGTCGAGGGCAACACGCAGCCGTTCGGCATCCTCCACGGCGGTGCCCACGTGGTGCTCGCCGAGTCGCTGGGATCGATGGCGGCGACCCTGGCCGCCGGCCCGGGGCGCATGGCGATGGGCATCGAACTCAACGCCAGCCACAGCAGGGCGGCGACGAGCGGCTGGGTGACCGGCACGTGCACGGCGATCCACATCGGGCGCACCCTCGCCACGCACGAGGTCGTGCTCACCGACGATGCGGGCCGGAGGCTGAGCACGGTGCGCATCACGAACATCCTGCGCGACGCCCGCTAG